CATACAGCCTATCATTACCTCTGCTCCCATGGACTGTGAGAGCGCGATGATCTGTCGTGCGTTCCTTATTCCTCCGCATTTCATGAGTTTGATGTTGACCATATCCGCCGCATGGCGCCTAAGTATCTCCATTGCATCGCGCGCCGACCAACAGCTTTCGTCAGCTGCGACAGGCACAGGAGAATTTGCTGTTACATGCGCAAGCCCGTCAAGATCGCCGGCCTTTACAGGCTGCTCAACAAGCTCAAGGTCAAAACCGGCATCCTGCATCCGGTTAAGGATCCTTACCGCCTCATTCGGATCCCAGCCCTGATTGGCATCGATCCTGATCTTAACTCCGCTGCCAACAGCATCGCGTATAGCCTTCAGACGCAGGAAATCAATCTCAGGATCAACTCCTACTTTTGTTTTTATAATCCTGAAACCGTCCTTTTGCGCCCTCCTGGAGTCCTCAGCCATTTCCTCAGGACTATTGACGCTTATTGTGACATCTGTTTCAACTGCTTTTCCGCTTCCTCCGAAAAGTCTCCAAACAGGCTGTTTCACAGACCTCGCCCATATGTCATGGAGTGCGATGTCGATCGCAGCTTTGGCACTGGTGTTCCTTATCAGGGAAGCGTCAAGGATGTCAAGGCACTGCTCAAGGTCTGACGCGTCGATTCCTGTCATTACTGGCCTTATCATTTCATCTATTGCACCCCTGATCGATCCGACAGTATCTCCTGTCACTTTTCCCGTTGGGGGTGCCGAACCCCATCCGGATATGCCGCAGTCAGTATCTATCCTTACTATCACATCGGTCATTTCATCAACCGTCCTGACCGCTGTTTTAAAGGGTACTTTGAGCGGAGTTCTCAGAATTCCGGCTTTTATTCCGGTTATTTTCATAATTCCTCACCTCTTTTCCTGTATGGATCTTTCTTAAATAAAGATGTTTCCATCAGCAATCCCCCTTATTTTTTTGCAGCCGGTCCAATGTGCTGCAGTATACAGAAACAAAAAAGCACCTTTTGGCATCTGATAAACAGATGTCCAAAAGGTGCTGGATCTTCTCCCCATTGCTGCAAACGTATAGATTACAGGCGGGTGGACAAGGCAGCTATTCCGCTATTATTATACCTTTGTTCCACGATCTGTATTTTTTTACCGCGTCTTTGTATGCTACCTGGATCGCTTTTTGAGACGAACCCAGATAGGTGTGATTTATTTTTTCTATTATTTTGGGGTCTATCTCGGCTAGCGACCTGCCAAGAAAAATATCCTTTATGAATTTATTCGTCAGATCCAGTACTACTGAAGCTTCGAGATCTAATATCTCTCCTGACTCACCGTCTGCAATAAAGGTAATGAAAAACTGCGAAAACTGGTGTGTTATAGGGTTTCCCATCTGAGATTTCGCATTTCCGATAATACATAATTTCTCCCGCTCCATAATTCCACCCCTAACGGCCAATAATGATTATATATTTAAGATCTGACACAAGCAATACGTGATTCAAACTCATTGAGTATGGCTAAGAGGCGTTTGTCCAGGTAGGGAAGCGCGTGTTCGCGTATGTCAGAAGGGATGCCGTAATATGCCTCGGCAATGCCTCCGGTTATTGCCGCTATGGTGTCGCTGTCTCCTCCTAATGAGACTGCGTTGCGTATTGCGTCTTCGAAACCGGTCGATTCAAGAAAGGACATTATGGCCTGAGGCACGGTCTTCTGACATGTTTCGTTGAATGTGTATGTCGGACGGATCTCATCCAGGGTAAAATCCATTGGATAGTAATATTTGTCGATGTGATCCCTTATTTCAGGTATGCTTTTGCCTATGCGGGCAAGATATATAGCGGCCGTGGTGGCTTCAGCGCCTTTAAGGCCTTCCGGGTGGTTGTGCGTTACTTCTGTGACGATTTTGGAAAGTATTTTGGCTTCTTCAAGAGAAGATGCGGCAAAGCCGCAGGGGCTGACACGCATTGCCGCTCCGTTCCCGTAACTGTTGTAGGGTTTGGGATCGTCCGTGTACATCCA
This window of the Synergistaceae bacterium genome carries:
- a CDS encoding ADP-ribosylglycohydrolase family protein codes for the protein MLGAIIGDIVGSRFEWDRIKTKDFEFFMRDCFITDDSIMTLAVAKAILESKKDPDILRETIAGHLQSVGRPYPNCGYGGKFYMWMYTDDPKPYNSYGNGAAMRVSPCGFAASSLEEAKILSKIVTEVTHNHPEGLKGAEATTAAIYLARIGKSIPEIRDHIDKYYYPMDFTLDEIRPTYTFNETCQKTVPQAIMSFLESTGFEDAIRNAVSLGGDSDTIAAITGGIAEAYYGIPSDIREHALPYLDKRLLAILNEFESRIACVRS
- a CDS encoding DUF3870 domain-containing protein, translated to MEREKLCIIGNAKSQMGNPITHQFSQFFITFIADGESGEILDLEASVVLDLTNKFIKDIFLGRSLAEIDPKIIEKINHTYLGSSQKAIQVAYKDAVKKYRSWNKGIIIAE
- a CDS encoding dipeptide epimerase, producing MKITGIKAGILRTPLKVPFKTAVRTVDEMTDVIVRIDTDCGISGWGSAPPTGKVTGDTVGSIRGAIDEMIRPVMTGIDASDLEQCLDILDASLIRNTSAKAAIDIALHDIWARSVKQPVWRLFGGSGKAVETDVTISVNSPEEMAEDSRRAQKDGFRIIKTKVGVDPEIDFLRLKAIRDAVGSGVKIRIDANQGWDPNEAVRILNRMQDAGFDLELVEQPVKAGDLDGLAHVTANSPVPVAADESCWSARDAMEILRRHAADMVNIKLMKCGGIRNARQIIALSQSMGAEVMIGCM